The nucleotide window CCCACCGCGCGGCCGGTCATCCGGGAGCGGTGCAGCAGCAGGCGTACGGCGGTTGCGTCACCGCCGGCCGCGGCGGCCAGCACGCGCAGGGGGTTCGAGGTGTGGACGACCCCCGCCTCCCGCGCCCGCCGGCACAGCGTCCGCTCGCTGAGCTCCACCTGCAGGCACCCGGTCCGGCCGCAGTCGCAGCGCTCGGTGCCGCCCGCGACGGGCAGGTGGGCGATCGACCCGGCCTGCGAACGGGGACCGTGGTGGACCTCGTCGTGGGTGGCGAAGGCAGCGTCGACGACGTTGCCGGCGAAGAGGTGCAGCACGCTCGGGCTGCCGCGTGCCGCCCCGCCGAAGAGCCGCTCCCCGTTGACCAGCGCCCGTGCGTGACCGTCCACATGGACCGGCAGACCGGTGTGCGCGTGCAGCAGTTCCCGTACGGGCACGTCGCGCCAGCCGAGGAGGGGATGCTCCACGACGCTCCCGGAGTCCCGGTCGACCCAGCCGCCGGCCGCGATGCCCACGGCGAGCGGGGTACGGGTCCGGTGGTGGGCCAGGAGCGCGCGCAGACCGGCCGCGGCGTCGGCCAGGACCCGGGCGGGCTCGACGACGGCACCGTCGTGGTCCAGCCGGCGCTCGGCGACGACCCGGCCGCGCAGGTCCAGGAGGGCGACCGTGGTGTACGGCACCGCCACGTGGACGCCGCCGACCACGAAGCGGGAGCCGTCCAGGTCGACGGGGACGTGGGGGCGGCCGACGCGGCCGGTCCCGGCCGGCCGCCGGGGTTCGGGGGCCTCCCGGATCAGGCCGAGTCCGGTGAGCCGGGCGCAGTGGTCGGTGACCGACGCCGGGGAGAGGCCGGTCAGACGGGCGATGGTGCTGCGGGCGACCGGGCCGTGGTCCAGGACGGACCGGAGGATGACGCTGGCGCTGGTCCTGCGGCGGTCGCTGTCGACGGCACCGGGGCGGGGACGGGG belongs to Streptomyces sp. V3I8 and includes:
- a CDS encoding ROK family transcriptional regulator encodes the protein MPSSSLAPVRPHPRPRPGAVDSDRRRTSASVILRSVLDHGPVARSTIARLTGLSPASVTDHCARLTGLGLIREAPEPRRPAGTGRVGRPHVPVDLDGSRFVVGGVHVAVPYTTVALLDLRGRVVAERRLDHDGAVVEPARVLADAAAGLRALLAHHRTRTPLAVGIAAGGWVDRDSGSVVEHPLLGWRDVPVRELLHAHTGLPVHVDGHARALVNGERLFGGAARGSPSVLHLFAGNVVDAAFATHDEVHHGPRSQAGSIAHLPVAGGTERCDCGRTGCLQVELSERTLCRRAREAGVVHTSNPLRVLAAAAGGDATAVRLLLHRSRMTGRAVGLLLDVLNPDTVVVTEAGAIHREDCLAALREEVGPDRAAAVVPTSFPDSVLAVAGGSVALDVLYRDPLGMSPEGFPALSPGPI